A window of Aurantibacillus circumpalustris genomic DNA:
GCCATCGTTTTGTTCTTTTCCTCGGACGCGCTCTATTTACCATCTATTTTTAAAGATCTTTTTATAGATGGCAACGATATGAGTGGCTGGCACTTTAACCCTGCTCCTAATTTTTTTCCCGACATGATTTTTTATTTTTTATTAATGTTCCTTGTGAAAAATTTTATTTACGCTTCTTTTCTTTTTGCACTTATACAGTACATTTTTTTAGCTTTTCTGTTTGTTAGATTATTTAAACTCGTTTCCCAATCAAATTCGTCGTACTATACACTTGTTATATATTCACTCCTATCATTTTTTATTCTCGAGTTCTTTTTTTTTAGTCAAGATTTCTGGTATGTATTTTATCTCATTGTTAATTCATATCACACAGGAGCATTTATTATTACTTTACTATGTTTGGTTTTAAGTTTTAAATACATACGCGATCATAAAATTATTTGGCCCATTCTTATTACAGTTATAGGATTTTTAATGATTCAGTCCGACAGGTTGTTTATTCTACTTTATTGCGTGCCTATTTGCCTAACGAGTCTATGTTTGTACAAAAAAATTGGCCTCAAACAAACCATTCTTTTAAACGGAATTAATATCTTAATGGTAGGTGTAGGACTCGTTATCTTTAGTAAAATCAATACATACGCCTACGTTGAGAGTAATAAATTTCTTAAACCTTTTGACTTTGATGTTATTAAAAGTCAGTTTGGTATTTTTTTTGGAGATTTATTTAGCAGCATGACTGAGTTTAGCATTAGAACTGTCACACTGTATATGTTTTTCATTTCATTAGGGATGATGACATACGTTTTTTTTATGTCTTTGAAGAACACGAAAGATACACTAGCGCCTTTCTACGCGCTGTTCAGCTTGATATTTAGTATTTGCGTTATTTGTGGACCAATGGCTTCGGGAAAATTTCTGGGTTGGGATTGTCTGCGTTATAATATTTACCCATTTTACTTGGCCGTGTTAAATGTAGCGGTGTTTTTTTGGTACACTATCAAAACCCAAGTTTTCTTAGTTACTGGAAAATACCTTATTGTGGGATTCAGCATTCTATTGATGAGTATTGGAATTGCAAAATTCAGATACCAAGGTTTAATTGATTATTTTAATTATTATCCTGAGATAGTTCAGAATTTAGATGCTGTCGCAGAAAAGGAAGACTTAAAATATGGAGTTACAAATTACTGGGAGGCGAAAGTATTTACCATGTTTTCAAAAAAAGGTTTAAAAGTGTATTCTGTGTTTGATGATTTGGCCATTCATCAACACGTAGCAAATGATAACTGGTATTTTGGTAATATTTTTAATTTTGTAATATTATCTAATTTTGCTGATACAAATTTGTATAGAAAAAAAATAAATGAGATCAAGTATGTAAGTAATTTGCCTAATTTTAGAATGATTAAATGTAGCCCTTTCACCTACTTTAGATTTGTTGGTGGAAGTGTTGTAAATGTAGAAACTAACGATAAATAAATATGATAAATAGGGTAGTAAAAAATGCTGAAGAGGCATTAAAGGATATTAAAGATGGAATGACATTAATGGTAGGAGGCTTTGGTTTATGTGGGATACCTGAGAATTGCATTGCAGAATTAGTTCGTAAAGGAACAAAAAATCTAACATGTATAAGTAATAATGCAGGTGTAGATGATTTTGGTTTAGGACTGTTGTTGCAGACCAAACAAATCAAAAAAATGATCGCAAGTTATGTTGGCGAAAATGACGAGTTCGAACGTCAAATGTTGAGCGGAGAATTGGAAGTGGAACTTGTGCCTCAGGGAACGCTAGCTACACGCTGTATGGCAGCGGGTTATGGTATGCCAGTAATATACACGCCTGCAGGTGTTGGCACCGAAGTAGCAATTGGAAAAGAAGTTCGAAAATTCAACTACAATGGTGAAGAAAAAGAATATTTAATGGAAAAAGCTTTTGAATCCGATTTTGCTTTGGTGAAGGCATGGAAGGGCGATACCGCGGGAAATCTTATTTTTAGAAGTACTGCACGTAATTTTAATCCCATGATGGCCATGGCTGGTAAAGTTACTATTGCTGAGGTAGAAGAACTTGTGCCAGCTGGCGAACTTGATCCTAACTTTGTACACACACCAGGAATATACGTTCACAGAATTTTTAAAGGTGAAAAATATGAAAAACGTATTGAGCAAAGAACAGTGCAAAAAAGAGCATAAAAAAGTTCTACTTATAATTCCTGAAGTTTGACGCAAATGAATTCAGCTTTAAAATTTTAAAATTATTTAAGCCTAAATGGTAAAGTTTTTCGACTCCGTCTTTAAAAAAAATATTGCACTTCTGCTTTTTGTAATTATTCTGTTTTTTCTGAATTTTTATTCAAAGACCATCTTTTATCGCCCGGGATCTATTCATCAGTGGCGACAAACAGATTGCCTTTCTATCACGAAAAATTATTATGAAGAAGGGATGCATTTTTTGGAACCAAAAATTCACTACCAAGGGTCTTTTGATGGTAAGGCTGTTAGCGAG
This region includes:
- a CDS encoding CoA transferase subunit A, giving the protein MINRVVKNAEEALKDIKDGMTLMVGGFGLCGIPENCIAELVRKGTKNLTCISNNAGVDDFGLGLLLQTKQIKKMIASYVGENDEFERQMLSGELEVELVPQGTLATRCMAAGYGMPVIYTPAGVGTEVAIGKEVRKFNYNGEEKEYLMEKAFESDFALVKAWKGDTAGNLIFRSTARNFNPMMAMAGKVTIAEVEELVPAGELDPNFVHTPGIYVHRIFKGEKYEKRIEQRTVQKRA